In Shinella sp. XGS7, a single genomic region encodes these proteins:
- a CDS encoding ABC transporter substrate-binding protein yields the protein MRRRTLLLLALSAPLGVAHAQPPLLRVVGSADPPYRIFGPAGAGGLYYELLSEAARRLGWTLRFDEAPSARALRMMELGEADLMMGPFRAPARERFLLYTQVPLPAVDIAFYTQPWVVPLRHPDDLVGRTIAVHRGKRYGSAFDEDPRLRRHELSNYRTAFEMVARGRADVVVVPELQGDLLQRELQLDLVKQPLRMSGLQPHVVLSRLSPWLAYQGELERAFQSMREDGSWQRILQRYR from the coding sequence ATGCGGCGTCGTACCCTGCTTCTGCTCGCACTCAGCGCCCCGCTTGGGGTCGCACATGCCCAGCCGCCCCTGCTGCGGGTGGTGGGCAGTGCCGACCCGCCTTACCGCATCTTCGGCCCCGCCGGGGCGGGCGGACTGTACTACGAGCTGCTCAGCGAGGCGGCGCGCCGCCTGGGCTGGACCCTGCGCTTCGACGAGGCGCCCTCGGCCCGGGCCCTGCGCATGATGGAGCTGGGCGAGGCCGATCTGATGATGGGCCCTTTCCGCGCCCCGGCCCGCGAGCGTTTCCTGCTTTACACCCAGGTGCCGCTGCCGGCGGTGGACATCGCCTTCTACACCCAGCCCTGGGTGGTGCCCCTGCGCCATCCCGACGATCTGGTGGGCCGCACGATTGCCGTGCACCGCGGCAAGCGCTACGGCAGCGCTTTCGATGAGGACCCGCGCCTGCGCCGCCACGAACTGAGCAATTACCGCACCGCCTTCGAGATGGTGGCCCGCGGCCGGGCCGATGTGGTGGTGGTGCCCGAGCTGCAGGGCGATCTGCTGCAGCGCGAGCTGCAGCTGGATCTGGTCAAGCAGCCCCTGCGCATGAGCGGGCTCCAGCCCCATGTGGTGCTGTCGCGGCTCTCGCCCTGGCTGGCCTACCAGGGCGAGCTGGAGCGGGCCTTCCAGTCCATGCGCGAGGACGGCAGCTGGCAGCGCATCCTGCAGCGCTACCGCTAG
- a CDS encoding ABC transporter substrate-binding protein — translation MRRRPCLLLPLLLLAPGLRAQPAPQLLRVVGSADPPYRIFNAEGGGSGLYYELLGEAARRLGWTLHYQEVPSARAFRMMELGEADLMMGPLRTPERERFLSYGQVQLPVEDKAFYTRPGASAVRSLDDLLGRSIAVQRGKRYGAGFDTDPRLLRHEVGDYRVALEMVARGRLDMAVLPERQGDALLRELGLGLTKQPWRLPGEVPHVVMARLSPWLTRQTELDRAFQAMREDGSWQRILQRYR, via the coding sequence ATGCGCCGCCGTCCCTGCCTCCTTCTGCCGTTGCTGCTGCTGGCGCCCGGTTTGCGGGCGCAGCCGGCACCCCAGCTGCTGCGAGTGGTGGGCAGTGCCGACCCGCCCTACCGGATCTTCAATGCCGAGGGCGGCGGCAGCGGCCTCTATTACGAGCTGCTGGGCGAGGCCGCGCGCCGTCTGGGCTGGACCCTGCACTACCAGGAGGTGCCCTCGGCCCGGGCCTTTCGCATGATGGAGCTGGGCGAGGCCGATCTGATGATGGGCCCGCTGCGCACACCCGAGCGCGAGCGATTCCTGAGCTATGGCCAGGTGCAGCTGCCGGTGGAGGACAAGGCCTTCTACACCCGGCCCGGGGCGTCCGCCGTGCGCAGCCTGGACGATCTGCTGGGGCGCAGCATCGCGGTGCAGCGCGGCAAGCGCTATGGCGCCGGCTTCGACACCGATCCGCGCCTGCTGCGCCATGAGGTGGGTGACTACCGGGTGGCCCTGGAGATGGTGGCCCGCGGGCGCCTGGACATGGCCGTGCTGCCCGAGCGCCAGGGCGATGCCCTGCTGCGCGAGCTGGGCCTGGGCCTCACCAAGCAGCCCTGGCGCCTGCCGGGCGAGGTGCCACATGTGGTGATGGCCCGGCTCTCGCCCTGGCTCACGCGCCAGACCGAGCTGGACCGCGCCTTCCAGGCCATGCGCGAGGACGGCAGCTGGCAGCGCATCCTGCAGCGCTACCGCTAG